A portion of the Salmo trutta chromosome 1, fSalTru1.1, whole genome shotgun sequence genome contains these proteins:
- the LOC115159462 gene encoding transmembrane protein 121-like: protein MVLPPPDKRHVCLTTIVIMTSMAFMDAYLVEQNQGPRKIGVCIIVLVGDICFLIVLRYVAVWVGAEVRTARRGYAMILWFLYIFVLEIKLYFIFQNCKADRKSLETVARKALTLLLSVCVPGLYLVLVALDSMEYVRTFRKKEDMRGRIFWVALDLLDLLDIQANLWEPQRTGLPIWAEGLMFFYCYVLLLTLPCVSLSEISTQGEHVSLQKMMLYPVLSLITINVVTILIRGVNMVLFQDSRVSTIFVGKNVVAIATKASTFLEYRRQVKEFPQPQNAMALELQQNSVGHGHTPHTSHSQPLANSTILPHEPSPARHMET, encoded by the coding sequence ATGGTGTTGCCGCCCCCGGACAAACGCCACGTGTGCCTGACCACCATCGTCATCATGACCAGCATGGCCTTCATGGACGCTTACCTGGTGGAGCAGAACCAGGGGCCCAGGAAGATTGGCGTGTGCATCATTGTGCTGGTCGGGGACATCTGCTTCCTCATTGTGCTGCGTTACGTGGCCGTGTGGGTGGGCGCCGAGGTGCGCACAGCCCGCCGCGGCTATGCAATGATTCTCTGGTTCCTCTACATCTTTGTACTGGAGATCAAGCTCTACTTCATCTTCCAGAACTGCAAGGCCGATAGGAAGTCCCTGGAGACGGTGGCCCGGAAAGCCTTGACTCTGTTACTGTCTGTGTGCGTCCCAGGGCTTTACTTGGTTCTAGTGGCTCTGGACAGCATGGAGTACGTGAGGACCTTCAGGAAGAAGGAGGACATGCGGGGGAGGATCTTCTGGGTGGCTCTAGATCTTCTGGATCTTCTGGACATCCAGGCCAACCTGTGGGAGCCTCAGCGGACCGGCCTGCCCATCTGGGCCGAGGGGCTGATGTTCTTCTACTGCTACGTTCTCCTCCTCACCCTGCCCTGCGTCTCCCTCAGCGAAATCTCCACGCAAGGGGAACACGTGTCGCTCCAGAAGATGATGCTCTACCCTGTCCTCAGCCTGATCACCATCAACGTGGTCACTATCCTGATCCGCGGGGTCAACATGGTGCTGTTCCAGGACAGTAGAGTCTCCACCATCTTCGTCGGCAAGAACGTGGTGGCAATCGCCACGAAGGCGTCCACCTTCCTGGAGTACCGGCGTCAAGTGAAGGAGTTCCCTCAACCGCAGAACGCCATGGCGTTGGAGCTGCAGCAGAACTCTGTGGGCCACGGACATACACCCCACACGTCGCACTCGCAGCCTTTGGCCAACTCCACCATCCTGCCCCACGAACCCTCGCCAGCACGACACATGGAAACATGA